The Anopheles merus strain MAF chromosome 2L, AmerM5.1, whole genome shotgun sequence genome has a segment encoding these proteins:
- the LOC121594027 gene encoding uncharacterized protein LOC121594027 isoform X2, with protein MIKLVCLFALVAVVASMPNGPFAPPPMQAPMGQIVKREAIAPEAVAEDAPVQESAVEAQDDMDKAETFGFGYHKVIHVGVPYYPPYYHYPRYYHGYHGYHGYGHYW; from the exons ATGATTAAG CTTGTGTGCCTGTTTGCCCTCGTCGCTGTTGTGGCTTCGATGCCCAATGGACCCttcgcaccaccaccaatgcAGGCTCCGATGGGACAGATCGTGAAGCGTGAAGCCATCGCACCGGAAGCAGTGGCAGAAGATGCACCCGTGCAGGAAAGTGCAGTGGAGGCTCAGGACGATATGGACAAGGCGGAAACGTTTGGCTTCGGATACCACAAGGTCATTCACGTGGGTGTGCCATACTACCCGCCCTATTACCATTATCCGCGCTACTACCACGGCTATCACGGTTAC
- the LOC121594027 gene encoding uncharacterized protein LOC121594027 isoform X1: MIKLVCLFALVAVVASMPNGPFAPPPMQAPMGQIVKREAIAPEAVAEDAPVQESAVEAQDDMDKAETFGFGYHKVIHVGVPYYPPYYHYPRYYHGYHGYHGYGHYW; the protein is encoded by the exons ATGATTAAG CTTGTGTGCCTGTTTGCCCTCGTCGCTGTTGTGGCTTCGATGCCCAATGGACCCttcgcaccaccaccaatgcAGGCTCCGATGGGACAGATCGTGAAGCGTGAAGCCATCGCACCGGAAGCAGTGGCAGAAGATGCACCCGTGCAGGAAAGTGCAGTGGAGGCTCAGGACGATATGGACAAGGCGGAAACGTTTGGCTTCGGATACCACAAGGTCATTCACGTGGGTGTGCCATACTACCCGCCCTATTACCATTATCCGCGCTACTACCACGGCTATCACGGTTACCATGGATACGGACACTACTGGTAA